The Shewanella sp. MTB7 genome includes a window with the following:
- a CDS encoding c-type cytochrome → MTFSSLFLLYLPSGHTTNLDRGAEIYSNRCVLCHGNKGMGDGYIPMRLKGYPQTSLFEIQKVKDKQSLIEVISKGLLTNDINKYMPPWESELTTQNISDLADFVLYLREDTEGAMNRLFTHTSKINRTVKDGRIIFNTRCVLCHGKEGKGDGRMSRIIKSPPPANLTASTLTAAQMSQIIKLGGQGVKRSPQMPPWGDFLTENEVDAVVIFIKTLKQ, encoded by the coding sequence ATGACGTTTAGTAGCCTTTTCCTTCTATATTTGCCCTCGGGGCATACAACAAACTTAGATCGTGGTGCTGAAATTTACTCAAATCGATGTGTTCTTTGTCATGGAAACAAAGGTATGGGCGATGGATATATACCAATGAGGTTAAAGGGGTACCCACAGACTAGTCTATTTGAGATTCAGAAGGTAAAAGATAAACAGAGTTTAATTGAGGTTATTAGCAAAGGGTTACTTACTAATGATATCAATAAATATATGCCTCCCTGGGAAAGTGAATTAACAACTCAAAATATATCAGATTTAGCAGACTTTGTTCTCTATTTACGAGAGGATACTGAAGGTGCGATGAATCGTCTTTTCACACACACAAGTAAAATTAACAGAACGGTGAAAGATGGTAGAATTATCTTCAATACTCGTTGTGTTTTATGTCATGGGAAGGAAGGAAAAGGGGATGGTCGTATGTCCAGGATAATAAAGTCCCCTCCACCAGCAAACTTAACAGCAAGTACATTGACTGCAGCTCAGATGAGCCAGATCATTAAACTGGGAGGACAGGGAGTGAAACGTTCGCCTCAAATGCCTCCATGGGGAGATTTTTTGACAGAAAATGAAGTTGATGCAGTTGTTATTTTTATAAAAACACTAAAGCAATAA
- a CDS encoding cytochrome-c peroxidase — MLILIMLVSKSGYATEIEFTDYTFIAGHQSLQHWLLPTPVPTPVDNPQTEEKISLGKILFFDPRLSGDNNMSCATCHNPMLGWSDNQPVARGYKSKALGRATPLIINSAYNNLQMWDGRIKTLEEQALAPMEAELEMHADLSSKIALLKSIDGYVTAFDKAFPGKTISRKTMAMAIASFERTVISNNSNFDAWVKGDESALTGDAKLGFQLFINPLKGNCAVCHSPPNFSDDGFHNIGLASFGHDSPDLGRYTQKPLHLMKGAFKTPTLRDIALSAPFFHDGSAQTLTQVVEHYSEGGKVKTNLSPNFNTNALTSDEITSIVSFLNALTSPHSPITLPILPQ, encoded by the coding sequence ATGTTAATTTTAATTATGCTGGTATCTAAATCTGGTTACGCTACTGAAATTGAATTTACGGATTATACATTTATTGCTGGTCACCAAAGCCTTCAACATTGGCTGTTACCGACTCCAGTGCCTACCCCTGTAGATAATCCACAAACCGAAGAAAAAATTAGCCTTGGCAAGATACTCTTTTTCGACCCAAGACTCAGTGGTGATAACAATATGTCCTGTGCTACTTGTCATAACCCTATGTTGGGTTGGTCTGATAATCAGCCTGTTGCACGAGGATATAAAAGCAAAGCACTGGGGCGAGCAACGCCATTAATTATTAATTCAGCATATAACAATTTGCAGATGTGGGATGGCAGAATTAAGACACTTGAAGAGCAAGCATTAGCCCCAATGGAAGCTGAATTGGAGATGCATGCGGATCTAAGTAGTAAAATAGCCTTATTAAAAAGCATTGATGGGTATGTTACTGCATTTGATAAAGCGTTTCCCGGTAAAACCATTAGTAGAAAAACCATGGCGATGGCAATTGCTAGTTTTGAACGTACCGTGATCAGTAATAACTCTAATTTTGATGCCTGGGTAAAAGGTGATGAATCAGCATTAACGGGCGATGCAAAGCTGGGATTTCAACTATTTATTAATCCCCTTAAGGGAAATTGTGCAGTTTGTCATAGTCCTCCAAACTTTAGCGATGATGGATTTCATAATATTGGCCTCGCATCGTTTGGGCATGATAGTCCTGATTTAGGCCGATACACCCAAAAGCCACTGCACTTAATGAAAGGTGCCTTTAAAACACCCACATTAAGAGATATCGCCTTATCCGCCCCCTTCTTTCATGACGGTTCAGCACAAACGTTAACACAAGTCGTTGAACACTATAGTGAAGGAGGAAAAGTAAAAACGAATTTATCACCTAATTTTAACACCAATGCATTAACCTCAGATGAAATAACGTCAATTGTATCATTTTTGAATGCGTTAACCAGTCCGCATTCCCCCATTACTTTACCTATCCTTCCTCAATAA
- a CDS encoding cupredoxin domain-containing protein, whose protein sequence is MRLILLLMLMLNIFSQSSAAEEYVVSQQNKSFSEDKIIINVGDTVHFLNKDPFFHNIFSLSDEQFFDLGSYPKDESRSVVFDTPGVIEVECAIHSKMFLLIEVNNSEENK, encoded by the coding sequence ATGAGATTAATCCTTCTTCTTATGCTTATGTTAAACATTTTTTCACAAAGCAGTGCTGCTGAGGAATATGTTGTTTCACAGCAGAATAAATCTTTTAGTGAAGATAAGATAATCATCAACGTGGGTGATACGGTTCATTTTTTAAACAAAGATCCCTTCTTTCACAATATTTTTAGCCTATCAGATGAGCAGTTTTTCGATCTTGGTTCATACCCGAAAGATGAAAGTCGCTCTGTAGTATTCGACACACCAGGAGTTATAGAGGTTGAATGTGCTATTCACTCAAAAATGTTTTTACTTATTGAGGTCAATAATAGTGAAGAGAATAAATAG